In Vitis vinifera cultivar Pinot Noir 40024 chromosome 17, ASM3070453v1, one genomic interval encodes:
- the LOC100245094 gene encoding probable galactinol--sucrose galactosyltransferase 2 isoform X1, which yields MSSAAQHLLKTFPFKMFRATQCLLKPLPVANGYLISLPANFTTKTPLPYLSTPFKLHLSWSLSSLSPPPLFLKNKTLSSSGVTSDGQTSDSARPGEDNTVVIKEEELTWQNQEISGSYPHVSDWKSNGNSDGGGAKMTITAKPSITDSGLMVGGRVVCNRVAENLVVSPESSGSAFLGATSPAPRSRHVFNVGVLEGYRFICLFRAKFWWMIPRVGKSASEIPMETQMLLLDVREESALDDENSSDMTSESTFYVLFLPVLDGPFRTSLQGTSENVLQFCVESGDPSVQASQVLEAVLINSGDNPFELLKNSIKILEKRKGTFAHIEHKKAPPHLDWFGWCTWDAFYTEVNPQGIREGLQSFLEGGCPPKFLIIDDGWQETINEFHKGSKLHIDGTQFATRLVDIRENSKFKSSGSESSCIDLHDFIQTIKERYRLKFVYMWHAIIGYWGGVLPSSKMMEKYNPKLAYPIQSPGNIGNLRDIAVDSLEKYGVGMIDPEKIFHFYNDLHGYLASSGVDGVKVDVQNILETIGKGYGGRVLLTRQYQFALDESIARNFKDNSLICCMSHNSDSIYSSRKSAVARASEDFMPKEPTFQTVHIASVAFNSLLLGEIVVPDWDTFHSNHSTAEFHGAARALGGCAVYVSDRPGTHDFRILKRLVLPDGSVLRAKYPGRPTRDCLFKDPVMDGESLLKIWNLNKLSGVVGVFNCQGAGNWPMKDAEAVPVLASTPTFLSGHVSPLDVEYLDQVAGDNWRGDSAVYAFYSGSLSRLSKKANLEVSLAVLKCEIFTICPVRVLGQNLQFAPIGLLDMYNSGGAVEALEHTNHPAGCRVKISVRGCGRFGAYSSKKPLSCIVDMQEEEFQYNAEGGLLTLKLQGECSLREIKIVY from the exons ATGTCGTCTGCAGCTCAACATCTATTGAAGACTTTCCCTTTCAAAATGTTTCGTGCAACCCAATGCCTGTTGAAGCCCTTGCCAGTGGCAAATGGGTATCTAATCTCTCTCCCGGCCAACTTCACCACCAAAACCCCACTTCCATATCTTTCAACACCCTTCAAACTCCATCTCTCATGGTCTCTCTCCTCACTCTCTCCACCACCTTTGTTCCTCAAAAACAAGACCCTTTCTTCATCTGGAGTTACCTCTGATGGCCAGACCTCAGACTCTGCTCGACCAGGTGAGGACAACACAGTGGTCATCAAAGAAGAAGAGCTCACTTGGCAGAATCAAGAGATTTCCGGATCCTATCCCCACGTTTCCGATTGGAAATCCAATGGCAATAGTGATG GTGGTGGTGCCAAGATGACGATCACTGCCAAGCCTAGCATCACTGACAGTGGCCTAATGGTGGGTGGCAGAGTTGTTTGCAACAGAGTTGCAGAAAATCTCGTCGTTTCACCAGAGAGCTCCGGGTCAGCTTTCCTTGGTGCCACTTCACCAGCGCCAAGATCACGTCATGTGTTCAATGTTGGTGTTCTTGA GGGATACAGGTTCATTTGCCTCTTTAGGGCTAAATTTTGGTGGATGATACCGCGAGTAGGAAAATCAGCGAGTGAAATTCCAATGGAAACTCAAATGCTTCTCTTGGATGTAAGAGAAGAGTCTGCCCTTGATGACGAGAATTCTTCTGACATGACTTCTGAAAGCACATTCTATGTTCTGTTTTTACCCGTGTTGGATGGACCCTTTCGGACAAGTTTACAAGGGACTTCTGAAAATGTGCTCCAGTTCTGTGTAGAAAGtg GAGATCCCAGTGTCCAAGCCTCCCAAGTGTTGGAAGCAGTTCTAATAAATTCAGGGGACAACCCATTTGAGCTCCTTAAGAACTCTATCAA GATACTGGAGAAACGCAAAGGTACTTTTGCTCACATTGAACACAAAAAG GCTCCTCCACATTTGGACTGGTTTGGATGGTGCACATGGGATGCTTTTTATACTGAAGTCAATCCACAAGGCATAAGAGAGGGTCTTCAAAG CTTTTTAGAAGGAGGCTGTCCACCAAAATTCTTGATCATTGATGATGGATGGCAAGAGACGATAAATGAGTTCCACAAAGGAAGTAAACTGCATATAGATGGGACACA GTTTGCAACCAGATTGGTGGATATAAGAGAAAATAGTAAGTTCAAGAGCTCTGGTTCAGAGAGTTCATGCATTGACCTACATGATTTTATTCAGACCATCAAAGAGAGATACAGACTCAA ATTTGTTTATATGTGGCATGCTATAATTGGCTATTGGGGAGGGGTCCTTCCATCTTCCAAAATGATGGAAAAATACAATCCCAAGCTTGCATACCCAATTCAATCACCTGGCAACATAGGAAATCTTAGAGATATTGCTGTGGACAGCTTGGAGAAATATGGAGTTGGGATGATTGACCCTGAAaaaatctttcatttttataatgatCTGCATGGCTATCTTGCTAGTAGCGGAGTAGATGGAGTGAAGGTGGATGTTCAGAATATATTAGAAACCATAGGTAAGGGGTATGGTGGAAGGGTTTTGCTGACTAGACAATATCAATTTGCACTGGATGAATCTATTGCGAGAAATTTCAAAGATAACAGCCTGATTTGCTGCATGAGTCACAACTCAGATTCCATTTACAG TTCAAGGAAGAGTGCAGTTGCAAGAGCATCAGAGGATTTCATGCCAAAGGAACCAACATTTCAGACTGTACATATTGCCTCTGTAGCTTTTAACAGTCTTCTGCTTGGGGAGATTGTGGTACCGGATTGGGACACGTTCCAT AGCAACCATAGCACAGCTGAGTTTCATGGGGCAGCAAGAGCGTTGGGTGGCTGTGCAGTATATGTAAG TGACAGGCCAGGCACACATGATTTCAGGATCCTCAAAAGGCTAGTATTGCCTGATGGATCTGTACTGAGAGCTAAATATCCTGGCAGACCTACGCGGGACTGCTTATTCAAGGACCCAGTCATGGATGGGGAAAG TCTGCTGAAGATTTGGAATTTGAACAAGTTATCAGGGGTTGTTGGTGTTTTCAATTGCCAAGGAGCAGGAAATTGGCCAATGAAAGATGCTGAAGCAGTGCCCGTCTTGGCATCTACACCTACCTTCCTTTCAGGACATGTCAGTCCCCTAGATGTTGAATATCTTGACCAAGTTGCAGGTGACAACTGGCGTGGAGACTCTGCTGTATATGCATTCTATTCAG GATCTCTTTCTAGATTGTCAAAGAAAGCAAACCTTGAAGTGTCCTTGGCAGTTCTAAAATGTGAAATTTTCACCATATGTCCAGTTAGG GTATTGGGTCAGAATCTTCAATTTGCTCCCATTGGATTGCTTGACATGTACAACTCCGGTGGAGCGGTTGAAGCTTTGGAGCATACTAATCATCCTGCAGGGTGCAGGGTAAAGATCAGTGTGCGGGGCTGTGGCCGATTTGGAGCATACTCAAGCAAAAAACCACTATCTTGTATTGTGGACATGCAGGAGGAAGAATTCCAATACAATGCTGAGGGTGGATTGTTGACACTTAAACTCCAAGGAGAATGCAGCTTAAGAGAGATCAAAATCGTGTATTGA
- the LOC100245094 gene encoding probable galactinol--sucrose galactosyltransferase 2 isoform X3 gives MSSAAQHLLKTFPFKMFRATQCLLKPLPVANGYLISLPANFTTKTPLPYLSTPFKLHLSWSLSSLSPPPLFLKNKTLSSSGVTSDGQTSDSARPGEDNTVVIKEEELTWQNQEISGSYPHVSDWKSNGNSDGGGAKMTITAKPSITDSGLMVGGRVVCNRVAENLVVSPESSGSAFLGATSPAPRSRHVFNVGVLEGYRFICLFRAKFWWMIPRVGKSASEIPMETQMLLLDVREESALDDENSSDMTSESTFYVLFLPVLDGPFRTSLQGTSENVLQFCVESGDPSVQASQVLEAVLINSGDNPFELLKNSIKILEKRKGTFAHIEHKKAPPHLDWFGWCTWDAFYTEVNPQGIREGLQSFLEGGCPPKFLIIDDGWQETINEFHKGSKLHIDGTQFATRLVDIRENSKFKSSGSESSCIDLHDFIQTIKERYRLKFVYMWHAIIGYWGGVLPSSKMMEKYNPKLAYPIQSPGNIGNLRDIAVDSLEKYGVGMIDPEKIFHFYNDLHGYLASSGVDGVKVDVQNILETIGKGYGGRVLLTRQYQFALDESIARNFKDNSLICCMSHNSDSIYSSRKSAVARASEDFMPKEPTFQTVHIASVAFNSLLLGEIVVPDWDTFHSNHSTAEFHGAARALGGCAVYVSDRPGTHDFRILKRLVLPDGSVLRAKYPGRPTRDCLFKDPVMDGESMQSAEDLEFEQVIRGCWCFQLPRSRKLANERC, from the exons ATGTCGTCTGCAGCTCAACATCTATTGAAGACTTTCCCTTTCAAAATGTTTCGTGCAACCCAATGCCTGTTGAAGCCCTTGCCAGTGGCAAATGGGTATCTAATCTCTCTCCCGGCCAACTTCACCACCAAAACCCCACTTCCATATCTTTCAACACCCTTCAAACTCCATCTCTCATGGTCTCTCTCCTCACTCTCTCCACCACCTTTGTTCCTCAAAAACAAGACCCTTTCTTCATCTGGAGTTACCTCTGATGGCCAGACCTCAGACTCTGCTCGACCAGGTGAGGACAACACAGTGGTCATCAAAGAAGAAGAGCTCACTTGGCAGAATCAAGAGATTTCCGGATCCTATCCCCACGTTTCCGATTGGAAATCCAATGGCAATAGTGATG GTGGTGGTGCCAAGATGACGATCACTGCCAAGCCTAGCATCACTGACAGTGGCCTAATGGTGGGTGGCAGAGTTGTTTGCAACAGAGTTGCAGAAAATCTCGTCGTTTCACCAGAGAGCTCCGGGTCAGCTTTCCTTGGTGCCACTTCACCAGCGCCAAGATCACGTCATGTGTTCAATGTTGGTGTTCTTGA GGGATACAGGTTCATTTGCCTCTTTAGGGCTAAATTTTGGTGGATGATACCGCGAGTAGGAAAATCAGCGAGTGAAATTCCAATGGAAACTCAAATGCTTCTCTTGGATGTAAGAGAAGAGTCTGCCCTTGATGACGAGAATTCTTCTGACATGACTTCTGAAAGCACATTCTATGTTCTGTTTTTACCCGTGTTGGATGGACCCTTTCGGACAAGTTTACAAGGGACTTCTGAAAATGTGCTCCAGTTCTGTGTAGAAAGtg GAGATCCCAGTGTCCAAGCCTCCCAAGTGTTGGAAGCAGTTCTAATAAATTCAGGGGACAACCCATTTGAGCTCCTTAAGAACTCTATCAA GATACTGGAGAAACGCAAAGGTACTTTTGCTCACATTGAACACAAAAAG GCTCCTCCACATTTGGACTGGTTTGGATGGTGCACATGGGATGCTTTTTATACTGAAGTCAATCCACAAGGCATAAGAGAGGGTCTTCAAAG CTTTTTAGAAGGAGGCTGTCCACCAAAATTCTTGATCATTGATGATGGATGGCAAGAGACGATAAATGAGTTCCACAAAGGAAGTAAACTGCATATAGATGGGACACA GTTTGCAACCAGATTGGTGGATATAAGAGAAAATAGTAAGTTCAAGAGCTCTGGTTCAGAGAGTTCATGCATTGACCTACATGATTTTATTCAGACCATCAAAGAGAGATACAGACTCAA ATTTGTTTATATGTGGCATGCTATAATTGGCTATTGGGGAGGGGTCCTTCCATCTTCCAAAATGATGGAAAAATACAATCCCAAGCTTGCATACCCAATTCAATCACCTGGCAACATAGGAAATCTTAGAGATATTGCTGTGGACAGCTTGGAGAAATATGGAGTTGGGATGATTGACCCTGAAaaaatctttcatttttataatgatCTGCATGGCTATCTTGCTAGTAGCGGAGTAGATGGAGTGAAGGTGGATGTTCAGAATATATTAGAAACCATAGGTAAGGGGTATGGTGGAAGGGTTTTGCTGACTAGACAATATCAATTTGCACTGGATGAATCTATTGCGAGAAATTTCAAAGATAACAGCCTGATTTGCTGCATGAGTCACAACTCAGATTCCATTTACAG TTCAAGGAAGAGTGCAGTTGCAAGAGCATCAGAGGATTTCATGCCAAAGGAACCAACATTTCAGACTGTACATATTGCCTCTGTAGCTTTTAACAGTCTTCTGCTTGGGGAGATTGTGGTACCGGATTGGGACACGTTCCAT AGCAACCATAGCACAGCTGAGTTTCATGGGGCAGCAAGAGCGTTGGGTGGCTGTGCAGTATATGTAAG TGACAGGCCAGGCACACATGATTTCAGGATCCTCAAAAGGCTAGTATTGCCTGATGGATCTGTACTGAGAGCTAAATATCCTGGCAGACCTACGCGGGACTGCTTATTCAAGGACCCAGTCATGGATGGGGAAAG TATGCAGTCTGCTGAAGATTTGGAATTTGAACAAGTTATCAGGGGTTGTTGGTGTTTTCAATTGCCAAGGAGCAGGAAATTGGCCAATGAAAGATGCTGA
- the LOC100245094 gene encoding probable galactinol--sucrose galactosyltransferase 2 isoform X2: MTITAKPSITDSGLMVGGRVVCNRVAENLVVSPESSGSAFLGATSPAPRSRHVFNVGVLEGYRFICLFRAKFWWMIPRVGKSASEIPMETQMLLLDVREESALDDENSSDMTSESTFYVLFLPVLDGPFRTSLQGTSENVLQFCVESGDPSVQASQVLEAVLINSGDNPFELLKNSIKILEKRKGTFAHIEHKKAPPHLDWFGWCTWDAFYTEVNPQGIREGLQSFLEGGCPPKFLIIDDGWQETINEFHKGSKLHIDGTQFATRLVDIRENSKFKSSGSESSCIDLHDFIQTIKERYRLKFVYMWHAIIGYWGGVLPSSKMMEKYNPKLAYPIQSPGNIGNLRDIAVDSLEKYGVGMIDPEKIFHFYNDLHGYLASSGVDGVKVDVQNILETIGKGYGGRVLLTRQYQFALDESIARNFKDNSLICCMSHNSDSIYSSRKSAVARASEDFMPKEPTFQTVHIASVAFNSLLLGEIVVPDWDTFHSNHSTAEFHGAARALGGCAVYVSDRPGTHDFRILKRLVLPDGSVLRAKYPGRPTRDCLFKDPVMDGESLLKIWNLNKLSGVVGVFNCQGAGNWPMKDAEAVPVLASTPTFLSGHVSPLDVEYLDQVAGDNWRGDSAVYAFYSGSLSRLSKKANLEVSLAVLKCEIFTICPVRVLGQNLQFAPIGLLDMYNSGGAVEALEHTNHPAGCRVKISVRGCGRFGAYSSKKPLSCIVDMQEEEFQYNAEGGLLTLKLQGECSLREIKIVY, translated from the exons ATGACGATCACTGCCAAGCCTAGCATCACTGACAGTGGCCTAATGGTGGGTGGCAGAGTTGTTTGCAACAGAGTTGCAGAAAATCTCGTCGTTTCACCAGAGAGCTCCGGGTCAGCTTTCCTTGGTGCCACTTCACCAGCGCCAAGATCACGTCATGTGTTCAATGTTGGTGTTCTTGA GGGATACAGGTTCATTTGCCTCTTTAGGGCTAAATTTTGGTGGATGATACCGCGAGTAGGAAAATCAGCGAGTGAAATTCCAATGGAAACTCAAATGCTTCTCTTGGATGTAAGAGAAGAGTCTGCCCTTGATGACGAGAATTCTTCTGACATGACTTCTGAAAGCACATTCTATGTTCTGTTTTTACCCGTGTTGGATGGACCCTTTCGGACAAGTTTACAAGGGACTTCTGAAAATGTGCTCCAGTTCTGTGTAGAAAGtg GAGATCCCAGTGTCCAAGCCTCCCAAGTGTTGGAAGCAGTTCTAATAAATTCAGGGGACAACCCATTTGAGCTCCTTAAGAACTCTATCAA GATACTGGAGAAACGCAAAGGTACTTTTGCTCACATTGAACACAAAAAG GCTCCTCCACATTTGGACTGGTTTGGATGGTGCACATGGGATGCTTTTTATACTGAAGTCAATCCACAAGGCATAAGAGAGGGTCTTCAAAG CTTTTTAGAAGGAGGCTGTCCACCAAAATTCTTGATCATTGATGATGGATGGCAAGAGACGATAAATGAGTTCCACAAAGGAAGTAAACTGCATATAGATGGGACACA GTTTGCAACCAGATTGGTGGATATAAGAGAAAATAGTAAGTTCAAGAGCTCTGGTTCAGAGAGTTCATGCATTGACCTACATGATTTTATTCAGACCATCAAAGAGAGATACAGACTCAA ATTTGTTTATATGTGGCATGCTATAATTGGCTATTGGGGAGGGGTCCTTCCATCTTCCAAAATGATGGAAAAATACAATCCCAAGCTTGCATACCCAATTCAATCACCTGGCAACATAGGAAATCTTAGAGATATTGCTGTGGACAGCTTGGAGAAATATGGAGTTGGGATGATTGACCCTGAAaaaatctttcatttttataatgatCTGCATGGCTATCTTGCTAGTAGCGGAGTAGATGGAGTGAAGGTGGATGTTCAGAATATATTAGAAACCATAGGTAAGGGGTATGGTGGAAGGGTTTTGCTGACTAGACAATATCAATTTGCACTGGATGAATCTATTGCGAGAAATTTCAAAGATAACAGCCTGATTTGCTGCATGAGTCACAACTCAGATTCCATTTACAG TTCAAGGAAGAGTGCAGTTGCAAGAGCATCAGAGGATTTCATGCCAAAGGAACCAACATTTCAGACTGTACATATTGCCTCTGTAGCTTTTAACAGTCTTCTGCTTGGGGAGATTGTGGTACCGGATTGGGACACGTTCCAT AGCAACCATAGCACAGCTGAGTTTCATGGGGCAGCAAGAGCGTTGGGTGGCTGTGCAGTATATGTAAG TGACAGGCCAGGCACACATGATTTCAGGATCCTCAAAAGGCTAGTATTGCCTGATGGATCTGTACTGAGAGCTAAATATCCTGGCAGACCTACGCGGGACTGCTTATTCAAGGACCCAGTCATGGATGGGGAAAG TCTGCTGAAGATTTGGAATTTGAACAAGTTATCAGGGGTTGTTGGTGTTTTCAATTGCCAAGGAGCAGGAAATTGGCCAATGAAAGATGCTGAAGCAGTGCCCGTCTTGGCATCTACACCTACCTTCCTTTCAGGACATGTCAGTCCCCTAGATGTTGAATATCTTGACCAAGTTGCAGGTGACAACTGGCGTGGAGACTCTGCTGTATATGCATTCTATTCAG GATCTCTTTCTAGATTGTCAAAGAAAGCAAACCTTGAAGTGTCCTTGGCAGTTCTAAAATGTGAAATTTTCACCATATGTCCAGTTAGG GTATTGGGTCAGAATCTTCAATTTGCTCCCATTGGATTGCTTGACATGTACAACTCCGGTGGAGCGGTTGAAGCTTTGGAGCATACTAATCATCCTGCAGGGTGCAGGGTAAAGATCAGTGTGCGGGGCTGTGGCCGATTTGGAGCATACTCAAGCAAAAAACCACTATCTTGTATTGTGGACATGCAGGAGGAAGAATTCCAATACAATGCTGAGGGTGGATTGTTGACACTTAAACTCCAAGGAGAATGCAGCTTAAGAGAGATCAAAATCGTGTATTGA
- the LOC100245094 gene encoding probable galactinol--sucrose galactosyltransferase 2 isoform X4, producing MIPRVGKSASEIPMETQMLLLDVREESALDDENSSDMTSESTFYVLFLPVLDGPFRTSLQGTSENVLQFCVESGDPSVQASQVLEAVLINSGDNPFELLKNSIKILEKRKGTFAHIEHKKAPPHLDWFGWCTWDAFYTEVNPQGIREGLQSFLEGGCPPKFLIIDDGWQETINEFHKGSKLHIDGTQFATRLVDIRENSKFKSSGSESSCIDLHDFIQTIKERYRLKFVYMWHAIIGYWGGVLPSSKMMEKYNPKLAYPIQSPGNIGNLRDIAVDSLEKYGVGMIDPEKIFHFYNDLHGYLASSGVDGVKVDVQNILETIGKGYGGRVLLTRQYQFALDESIARNFKDNSLICCMSHNSDSIYSSRKSAVARASEDFMPKEPTFQTVHIASVAFNSLLLGEIVVPDWDTFHSNHSTAEFHGAARALGGCAVYVSDRPGTHDFRILKRLVLPDGSVLRAKYPGRPTRDCLFKDPVMDGESLLKIWNLNKLSGVVGVFNCQGAGNWPMKDAEAVPVLASTPTFLSGHVSPLDVEYLDQVAGDNWRGDSAVYAFYSGSLSRLSKKANLEVSLAVLKCEIFTICPVRVLGQNLQFAPIGLLDMYNSGGAVEALEHTNHPAGCRVKISVRGCGRFGAYSSKKPLSCIVDMQEEEFQYNAEGGLLTLKLQGECSLREIKIVY from the exons ATGATACCGCGAGTAGGAAAATCAGCGAGTGAAATTCCAATGGAAACTCAAATGCTTCTCTTGGATGTAAGAGAAGAGTCTGCCCTTGATGACGAGAATTCTTCTGACATGACTTCTGAAAGCACATTCTATGTTCTGTTTTTACCCGTGTTGGATGGACCCTTTCGGACAAGTTTACAAGGGACTTCTGAAAATGTGCTCCAGTTCTGTGTAGAAAGtg GAGATCCCAGTGTCCAAGCCTCCCAAGTGTTGGAAGCAGTTCTAATAAATTCAGGGGACAACCCATTTGAGCTCCTTAAGAACTCTATCAA GATACTGGAGAAACGCAAAGGTACTTTTGCTCACATTGAACACAAAAAG GCTCCTCCACATTTGGACTGGTTTGGATGGTGCACATGGGATGCTTTTTATACTGAAGTCAATCCACAAGGCATAAGAGAGGGTCTTCAAAG CTTTTTAGAAGGAGGCTGTCCACCAAAATTCTTGATCATTGATGATGGATGGCAAGAGACGATAAATGAGTTCCACAAAGGAAGTAAACTGCATATAGATGGGACACA GTTTGCAACCAGATTGGTGGATATAAGAGAAAATAGTAAGTTCAAGAGCTCTGGTTCAGAGAGTTCATGCATTGACCTACATGATTTTATTCAGACCATCAAAGAGAGATACAGACTCAA ATTTGTTTATATGTGGCATGCTATAATTGGCTATTGGGGAGGGGTCCTTCCATCTTCCAAAATGATGGAAAAATACAATCCCAAGCTTGCATACCCAATTCAATCACCTGGCAACATAGGAAATCTTAGAGATATTGCTGTGGACAGCTTGGAGAAATATGGAGTTGGGATGATTGACCCTGAAaaaatctttcatttttataatgatCTGCATGGCTATCTTGCTAGTAGCGGAGTAGATGGAGTGAAGGTGGATGTTCAGAATATATTAGAAACCATAGGTAAGGGGTATGGTGGAAGGGTTTTGCTGACTAGACAATATCAATTTGCACTGGATGAATCTATTGCGAGAAATTTCAAAGATAACAGCCTGATTTGCTGCATGAGTCACAACTCAGATTCCATTTACAG TTCAAGGAAGAGTGCAGTTGCAAGAGCATCAGAGGATTTCATGCCAAAGGAACCAACATTTCAGACTGTACATATTGCCTCTGTAGCTTTTAACAGTCTTCTGCTTGGGGAGATTGTGGTACCGGATTGGGACACGTTCCAT AGCAACCATAGCACAGCTGAGTTTCATGGGGCAGCAAGAGCGTTGGGTGGCTGTGCAGTATATGTAAG TGACAGGCCAGGCACACATGATTTCAGGATCCTCAAAAGGCTAGTATTGCCTGATGGATCTGTACTGAGAGCTAAATATCCTGGCAGACCTACGCGGGACTGCTTATTCAAGGACCCAGTCATGGATGGGGAAAG TCTGCTGAAGATTTGGAATTTGAACAAGTTATCAGGGGTTGTTGGTGTTTTCAATTGCCAAGGAGCAGGAAATTGGCCAATGAAAGATGCTGAAGCAGTGCCCGTCTTGGCATCTACACCTACCTTCCTTTCAGGACATGTCAGTCCCCTAGATGTTGAATATCTTGACCAAGTTGCAGGTGACAACTGGCGTGGAGACTCTGCTGTATATGCATTCTATTCAG GATCTCTTTCTAGATTGTCAAAGAAAGCAAACCTTGAAGTGTCCTTGGCAGTTCTAAAATGTGAAATTTTCACCATATGTCCAGTTAGG GTATTGGGTCAGAATCTTCAATTTGCTCCCATTGGATTGCTTGACATGTACAACTCCGGTGGAGCGGTTGAAGCTTTGGAGCATACTAATCATCCTGCAGGGTGCAGGGTAAAGATCAGTGTGCGGGGCTGTGGCCGATTTGGAGCATACTCAAGCAAAAAACCACTATCTTGTATTGTGGACATGCAGGAGGAAGAATTCCAATACAATGCTGAGGGTGGATTGTTGACACTTAAACTCCAAGGAGAATGCAGCTTAAGAGAGATCAAAATCGTGTATTGA
- the LOC100257045 gene encoding 28 kDa ribonucleoprotein, chloroplastic encodes MSSATHHLLKPFSIPNGSPISLPTIFSTKTPHSYLPIPPHKPIKLLLSCSQSSLFSPSLFLKSKTLSSSVVTFVAQTSDWAQQEEDNTVIIEEEQEEKVTWENEEVEGPDAQASDWESEGEGAVTEAISDDGVVDDGEDSYSEPPEEAKVFVGNLPYDVDSERLARLFEQAGVVEIAEVIYNRETDRSRGFGFVSMSTVEEAEKAVDMFHRYELDGRLLTVNKAAPRGSQPERPPRVFEPAFRMYVGNLPWDVDSARLEQVFSEHGKVVEARVVFDRETGRSRGFGFVTMSSQTELEDAIAATDGQTLDGRTIRVNVAEERPRRSAF; translated from the exons ATGTCGTCTGCAACTCACCATCTCTTGAAGCCCTTCTCAATCCCAAATGGGTCTCCAATCTCTCTTCCCACCATCTTCTCCACCAAAACCCCACATTCATATCTGCCAATTCCTCCTCACAAACCCATTAAGCTTCTCTTATCATGCTCTCAATCTTCACTCTTTTCCCCATCTTTGTTTCTTAAGAGCAAgaccctttcttcttctgtagTCACCTTCGTTGCCCAGACCTCGGACTGGGCTCAGCAGGAAGAAGACAACACAGTGATAATTGAAGAAGAGCAGGAAGAGAAGGTCACTTGGGAAAATGAAGAGGTTGAGGGGCCTGATGCCCAAGCATCCGATTGGGAATCCGAGGGCGAAGGTGCTGTTACTGAGGCCATCAGCGACGACGGAGTCGTTGATGATGGTGAGGATTCTTATTCGGAACCGCCTGAGGAGGCAAAGGTTTTTGTCGGCAATTTGCCATATGACGTTGATAGTGAGAGGCTGGCTAGGCTTTTTGAGCAGGCTGGGGTTGTGGAGATCGCAGAG GTTATTTACAATAGGGAGACTGATAGAAGTCGTGGGTTCGGGTTTGTGTCAATGAGTACTGTTGAAGAAGCCGAAAAGGCTGTGGATATGTTTCATCGTTAT GAATTAGATGGAAGGCTCTTGACTGTAAACAAGGCTGCTCCACGAGGATCACAGCCAGAACGCCCCCCTCGCGTGTTTGAACCTGCTTTTAGAATGTATGTTGGTAACCTGCCATGGGATGTCGACAGTGCTCGTCTGGAGCAGGTTTTCAGTGAACATGGTAAGGTTGTGGAGGCTCGTGTGGTTTTCGACAGAGAGACTGGTCGTTCCCGTGGTTTTGGCTTCGTGACAATGTCTAGCCAAACTGAATTGGAAGATGCCATTGCAGCCACCGATGGACAG ACTCTGGATGGGAGAACGATCAGAGTAAATGTAGCTGAGGAAAGACCCAGGCGCAGTGCCTTCTGA